In one window of Lewinellaceae bacterium DNA:
- a CDS encoding M28 family peptidase, with translation MHFYKHSLSLTPFWVVTLFVFIASISCRQEPKTAVSSATETPALQPPSFQMDSAFAFVEKQVSFGPRVPGSPAHEACLEWIANKLSGFGLQVEKQMFSATIYTGQTVTGTNIITRINPDQNKRILLGAHWDSRFIAEQDADVTTQKEPILGADDGGSGVGVLIEVARQLAQSSIPLGVDIIFFDVEDQGERAGANDSWCLGAQYWSREPHVAGYQAKYGILLDMVGAHDAQFPVEDLTNIPGYTNQVASRVSATYLKVWRLAQQMGKGNLFVNRSVGGGIDDHYFVSTIRGLPMIDIINKPMNSPTSFGTHWHTHQDNMEVIDRRTLRSVGQVLLAVLFREASGNF, from the coding sequence ATGCATTTCTACAAGCATTCGTTATCGCTGACCCCATTCTGGGTCGTTACATTATTTGTCTTTATTGCAAGTATCAGCTGCAGACAAGAACCAAAAACAGCGGTTTCTTCTGCGACTGAAACGCCTGCTTTGCAGCCTCCGTCTTTTCAGATGGACAGTGCTTTCGCCTTTGTCGAAAAGCAGGTCTCATTTGGACCCCGTGTTCCGGGAAGTCCTGCCCACGAAGCCTGCCTGGAATGGATCGCCAACAAACTATCTGGTTTTGGACTGCAGGTCGAAAAACAGATGTTTTCAGCAACCATTTATACCGGCCAGACAGTTACCGGTACGAATATCATCACCCGGATCAACCCGGATCAGAACAAGCGTATTTTATTAGGCGCCCACTGGGATAGCCGGTTTATCGCCGAACAGGATGCGGATGTGACCACCCAGAAAGAGCCCATCCTGGGCGCTGACGATGGTGGTAGCGGCGTTGGCGTATTGATAGAAGTTGCCCGCCAGCTTGCTCAGTCATCCATTCCATTAGGCGTTGATATTATCTTTTTTGATGTAGAAGACCAGGGTGAGCGGGCCGGAGCCAATGACTCCTGGTGCCTCGGTGCCCAGTACTGGAGCCGTGAACCGCATGTAGCCGGATATCAGGCAAAATACGGTATCCTGCTGGATATGGTAGGTGCTCATGATGCCCAGTTCCCGGTAGAAGACCTGACCAATATCCCGGGCTATACCAACCAGGTTGCCAGCCGGGTTTCCGCCACCTATCTGAAAGTCTGGCGGCTGGCCCAGCAGATGGGAAAAGGGAACCTATTTGTCAACCGCTCGGTCGGTGGTGGCATTGATGATCATTATTTTGTATCCACGATCCGTGGTCTGCCGATGATCGACATCATCAATAAACCGATGAACAGCCCGACTTCGTTTGGTACACACTGGCACACCCATCAGGACAACATGGAAGTGATTGACCGGCGTACCCTGCGCTCGGTAGGTCAGGTGCTCCTGGCAGTCTTGTTCCGGGAGGCTTCAGGCAATTTCTGA
- a CDS encoding endonuclease/exonuclease/phosphatase family protein has product MKRLAKIMLGLNIGLVILTLLSYLSPLINPITFWPTSLLGIFYPILFVLNLLFIVLWLVSKPAYALISFLTLALGWRQVQNIYALPLTEHEIPADASTLHVMSYNVAYLNRVMSNARHSREDEFSAYIKEKNPDIVCLQEVNEKTVDFFASLLDSSFTSEIRKPAGILSRYPIRQTGYLFDYAQKVYALWADIEYDESLIRVYCLYLQSNQITRDADNLVREGDLQEEKTWSTVATILTKYRSAAQKRAEILPVLEQHLKECPYPYILAGDFNDVPHSYLYHQLSEGLSDSFHFSKGVKFTYGGVIPFLRIDYILATPHWNIYTFDRDQVNYSDHFPIFSTLALAKKS; this is encoded by the coding sequence TTGAAAAGACTGGCCAAGATCATGCTGGGACTCAACATCGGATTGGTCATTCTGACCCTATTGTCCTACCTGTCCCCCCTGATCAACCCCATCACCTTCTGGCCTACTTCCCTGCTGGGTATTTTTTACCCGATTCTCTTCGTATTGAACCTTCTTTTTATCGTCCTATGGCTGGTGAGCAAACCGGCTTATGCACTCATATCTTTTTTAACCCTGGCTCTCGGCTGGCGTCAGGTCCAAAACATTTATGCCTTGCCCTTAACCGAGCATGAAATACCTGCCGATGCCAGTACCCTCCATGTCATGAGCTACAATGTGGCTTATCTTAACCGGGTCATGAGCAACGCACGCCATAGCAGGGAAGATGAATTCAGCGCTTACATCAAAGAGAAAAATCCCGATATCGTCTGCCTGCAGGAAGTCAATGAAAAAACCGTTGACTTTTTTGCCAGCCTGCTGGATTCCAGCTTTACCTCCGAAATTCGAAAACCGGCCGGTATACTGTCCCGGTATCCCATCAGGCAAACCGGCTATCTTTTTGACTATGCACAAAAGGTGTATGCCCTGTGGGCTGATATCGAGTACGACGAATCATTGATCCGTGTTTACTGCCTATACCTGCAATCCAATCAAATCACCCGGGATGCGGATAATCTGGTACGCGAGGGAGACCTCCAGGAGGAAAAAACCTGGTCTACCGTTGCAACGATCCTAACCAAATATCGTTCAGCCGCACAAAAGCGGGCTGAGATCCTTCCGGTCCTTGAGCAACATCTTAAGGAGTGTCCATATCCATATATCCTGGCCGGGGATTTCAACGATGTGCCGCATTCTTATCTCTATCATCAGCTCAGTGAAGGTCTGAGTGATTCCTTTCATTTTTCCAAAGGAGTCAAGTTTACCTACGGTGGTGTTATACCTTTTTTACGCATTGATTACATCCTGGCTACCCCGCATTGGAACATTTATACCTTCGACCGCGACCAGGTTAATTATTCGGATCATTTCCCCATATTCAGTACCTTAGCGCTCGCAAAAAAATCATGA
- a CDS encoding TIM barrel protein has product MNRRKFIKQGAVTTAASVIGGAGMTALSGSNPPAGAAFQLKYAPHLGMFRLTAGEDPIAQLEFMADQGFTAFEDNGMKDRDISVQQQMASTMAKRNLQMGVFVAHKIYWDEPNLTNGDADKRAEFLQGIRESVEVAKRVNATWMTVVPGHVELRMEMGYQTAHVIESLKQASAILEPHGLVMVLESLNFRDHPGQFLKKAAQAYEICKAVDSPSCKILFDIYHQQITEGNLIPNIEAAWDEIAYFQIGDNPGRKEPTTGEINYRNVFKYIHSRDWQGILGMEHGNSLNGKEGELAVIRAYREVDMF; this is encoded by the coding sequence ATGAACCGTCGCAAATTTATCAAACAAGGAGCAGTTACAACCGCAGCATCGGTTATTGGTGGAGCTGGAATGACTGCTTTATCCGGATCAAATCCGCCCGCTGGCGCCGCTTTCCAGCTCAAGTATGCACCCCATCTGGGGATGTTCAGGCTTACCGCCGGCGAAGACCCAATTGCCCAGTTGGAATTTATGGCGGATCAGGGATTTACGGCCTTTGAAGACAACGGGATGAAAGACCGGGATATTTCCGTCCAGCAACAAATGGCATCCACCATGGCCAAAAGAAATCTGCAGATGGGTGTATTTGTTGCGCACAAGATCTACTGGGACGAGCCCAACCTGACCAATGGGGATGCGGACAAAAGAGCCGAATTCCTGCAGGGTATCCGCGAAAGTGTGGAAGTAGCCAAACGGGTTAATGCTACCTGGATGACGGTCGTACCAGGTCATGTAGAACTCCGGATGGAGATGGGATACCAGACTGCACATGTCATCGAATCCCTCAAGCAGGCATCAGCCATTCTGGAACCTCACGGTCTGGTGATGGTGCTGGAATCTCTTAATTTCCGGGATCACCCCGGACAATTCCTGAAAAAAGCAGCTCAGGCTTATGAGATTTGTAAAGCCGTAGACAGCCCCAGCTGTAAGATCCTGTTTGATATCTACCACCAGCAAATCACGGAAGGTAACCTCATTCCGAATATTGAAGCTGCCTGGGACGAAATTGCCTATTTCCAGATTGGTGACAATCCCGGCCGCAAGGAACCGACAACCGGGGAGATCAACTACCGCAATGTCTTTAAATACATCCATAGCCGTGACTGGCAGGGGATCCTGGGCATGGAACATGGTAATTCACTGAATGGCAAGGAAGGAGAATTAGCGGTTATCAGGGCGTACCGGGAAGTTGATATGTTCTGA
- a CDS encoding rhomboid family intramembrane serine protease encodes MLRLTDVVKHLLIINVLVFFAMQIFPVLYDYLPMASPWSDSFMPMQIVTHMFAHANFTHIFLNMFGLYMFGPILESRMGPKRFLAYYLITGLGAGVIYILSFMVQFYLRFGDQWTMALPHIPTVLGASGAIFGLLVAFGMLFPNMRVMLLFPPIPMKAKYMVILFAVIEIVSGVGNLQPGVANFAHLGGAITGAILILFWRKRL; translated from the coding sequence ATGCTCAGACTGACCGACGTCGTTAAACACCTGCTGATCATCAACGTCCTGGTGTTTTTCGCCATGCAAATTTTTCCGGTACTCTACGATTATCTGCCCATGGCCAGTCCCTGGAGTGATTCGTTTATGCCCATGCAGATCGTGACGCACATGTTTGCACATGCCAACTTTACACATATCTTTTTAAATATGTTCGGTCTGTACATGTTTGGTCCCATACTCGAAAGCAGAATGGGCCCCAAACGATTTCTTGCATACTACCTGATCACCGGATTGGGAGCTGGCGTCATTTATATCCTGAGCTTTATGGTCCAGTTTTATCTTCGATTTGGGGATCAGTGGACCATGGCCTTGCCGCACATTCCAACCGTATTGGGTGCATCCGGAGCCATCTTTGGATTGCTGGTCGCCTTCGGGATGCTCTTCCCCAATATGCGGGTGATGCTGCTTTTCCCTCCGATACCGATGAAGGCGAAATACATGGTGATCTTGTTTGCGGTGATCGAAATCGTCAGTGGCGTGGGTAATCTGCAACCGGGAGTGGCCAACTTTGCACACCTGGGCGGAGCCATAACGGGAGCGATCCTGATCCTGTTTTGGAGAAAGCGGTTATGA
- a CDS encoding FAD:protein FMN transferase yields MSSKVIIFAAVLTWVTVHSSPPAWIRLEADQPKLGTLVRIVLYTTDSLAGMTALEEAFRELDRINALISDYDPDSELSRINRLQSKDTIAISPELTEILSTSRSVNIQSRGAFDPTVKPCVDYWREIRVSGKPLRMNKIRRLKRSIGFDLMYLDTTGHRMAKGTPNMALDLGGIGKGYLGDRIIAFLSGRGFPRAMIDLGGDLVAGEPPPGQLGWPIAFPEEDDCHFLLNHQALAGSGGTYQYIERRGKRYSHIIDPRNGLGIEASRSAYVLASKGSDADAWASALSVLGAEAASLALPVIWQVTDDQLSLASPDFNEYLHCKNER; encoded by the coding sequence ATGTCTTCAAAAGTAATCATTTTCGCGGCAGTCCTGACATGGGTTACAGTGCATTCATCACCACCGGCCTGGATCCGGCTGGAGGCCGATCAACCCAAACTGGGAACCCTGGTCCGTATCGTGCTTTATACGACCGATTCGCTGGCGGGAATGACAGCCCTGGAGGAAGCTTTCCGGGAACTGGACCGGATCAATGCCCTGATCAGTGATTACGATCCTGACAGTGAGCTATCCCGGATCAACCGGCTGCAATCGAAAGATACCATTGCCATTTCTCCCGAGCTTACGGAAATACTGTCCACTTCCCGGTCCGTTAACATTCAGTCCCGGGGTGCCTTTGACCCGACGGTCAAACCCTGCGTTGATTACTGGCGTGAAATCCGTGTAAGTGGTAAGCCGTTACGGATGAATAAGATCCGGCGGCTCAAACGATCGATTGGATTTGACTTAATGTATCTGGACACGACCGGCCACCGGATGGCGAAGGGAACCCCAAATATGGCATTGGATCTGGGTGGTATCGGCAAAGGGTATCTGGGCGATCGCATCATTGCCTTTCTGTCTGGGAGGGGATTTCCCCGGGCTATGATCGATCTGGGTGGTGACCTGGTAGCCGGCGAACCACCTCCCGGACAATTGGGATGGCCTATAGCATTCCCGGAGGAAGACGATTGCCACTTTCTGCTTAACCATCAGGCGCTGGCCGGTTCCGGGGGTACCTATCAATACATCGAACGTCGTGGCAAGCGCTACAGCCACATCATTGACCCAAGAAACGGTCTGGGTATTGAGGCATCCCGTTCAGCCTATGTCCTGGCGTCAAAAGGCTCCGACGCCGACGCCTGGGCATCAGCGTTAAGCGTGCTGGGAGCAGAAGCAGCCAGCCTGGCTTTACCGGTGATCTGGCAAGTTACGGATGATCAACTAAGCTTGGCATCTCCGGATTTTAATGAGTATCTTCACTGTAAAAATGAACGATAA
- a CDS encoding rhomboid family intramembrane serine protease, producing MFQSIWQDIRAIFQHGHMLNRIIVVNLAVWVVVLLGQVFLKGAGWYVPFIQHLELSSDWREILFRPWTLVTHMFLHEGLFHILFNLLVLYWFGRIVGDFIGDHRVLPLYLLGGLAGAVFFFFSANIQHPDITHYALGASAAVTCFILTSAWLSPNYEMHLLLIGPVKIKYIAFFVMLLDLVGVANNANSGGHFAHLGGAVMGIVYVEMLRRGDDLAYPFIRFFNWLGHLGQAPVKNPPPRTAVLVKHPAMRSRQKINDYQGMNHQEKLDAILDKIKAKGYEKLSDEEKAFLTEASKKD from the coding sequence ATGTTTCAATCGATCTGGCAAGACATCCGGGCAATTTTCCAGCATGGACACATGCTCAACCGGATCATCGTTGTCAATCTGGCCGTATGGGTAGTTGTCCTGCTGGGACAAGTCTTTCTGAAAGGTGCAGGATGGTATGTCCCATTTATCCAGCATCTGGAGCTTTCATCGGATTGGCGTGAGATCCTCTTCCGTCCATGGACGCTGGTCACCCACATGTTTCTGCATGAAGGGCTGTTTCATATCTTATTCAACCTGCTGGTGTTGTATTGGTTCGGGCGGATCGTAGGGGATTTCATTGGAGACCACCGTGTATTGCCGCTGTATCTGCTGGGTGGTTTGGCCGGCGCCGTATTTTTCTTTTTCAGCGCCAATATTCAGCATCCGGACATCACGCATTACGCCCTGGGGGCATCAGCAGCAGTAACCTGCTTTATACTGACCAGTGCGTGGTTGTCCCCTAATTACGAGATGCACCTTCTGCTGATCGGTCCGGTCAAAATCAAATACATCGCTTTCTTCGTCATGTTGCTGGACCTGGTGGGCGTCGCCAACAATGCCAATTCCGGTGGGCATTTCGCACACCTGGGTGGTGCCGTGATGGGCATCGTTTATGTAGAAATGCTGCGACGGGGTGATGATCTGGCCTATCCTTTCATCCGCTTTTTCAATTGGCTTGGCCATCTGGGACAAGCGCCGGTAAAAAATCCACCTCCCCGTACCGCCGTGCTGGTAAAGCATCCCGCCATGCGGTCTCGGCAAAAAATAAATGACTACCAGGGTATGAACCACCAGGAAAAACTGGATGCCATCCTGGACAAGATCAAAGCCAAAGGTTATGAAAAACTATCCGATGAAGAGAAAGCCTTTTTAACGGAAGCAAGTAAAAAAGACTGA
- a CDS encoding amidophosphoribosyltransferase, with translation MSEVIKHECGIALIRLLKPLSFYEEKYGTSLFGLQRLHLLMQKMRNRGQDGAGLATIKLDPEPGHRYISRKRSNSPTYLKDLFDQVFTYFNDLPPEKLHDADWLKENMPYTGEVLLGHLRYGTHGSNTIETVHPFLRLNNWISRNLVLAGNFNMTNVDELFDELVELGQYPKEKSDTVTVMEKIGHFLDDEVQRLFDWYKPDGYSNDEINQLIFENLDIQRLMRRACKKFDGGYVMAGMIGYGDAFVIRDPNGIRPAFYYHDDEIVIMASERPAIQTVANVSYQSIREVKPGHVLIIKKNGKVMEQPFTEEREVTPCSFERIYFSRGTDRDIYLERKRLGQLLTDRILEAIDYDLENTIFSFVPNTAEVAFNGLVEGLQQRMCEIKKQRIKRLQEQGELTDEALDQILKVLPRTEKIAVKDDKMRTFIADEVIRGGMVSHVYDVTYGIVKNHVDTIVLVDDSIVRGTTLRDSIINIVSRLKPKRIIIVSSAPQIRYPDCYGIDMSKMNGFVAFQALVKLLEEKGQSHLLDETYYRCKAQEDLPKEEVTNEVIELYNTFTDEEISQKIAEIVTPKGLEIPVDVIFQTIDGLHVACPNHKGDWYFSGRYPTPGGNKVVNKAFINYMEKKEVRAY, from the coding sequence ATGAGCGAAGTCATTAAGCATGAATGCGGCATTGCACTCATCCGGTTGCTGAAACCGCTTTCCTTTTACGAAGAAAAATACGGCACTTCCCTTTTCGGTCTGCAGCGATTGCATCTGCTGATGCAAAAAATGCGTAACCGCGGTCAGGATGGCGCCGGCCTGGCAACCATCAAACTGGATCCCGAACCCGGGCACCGCTACATCAGCCGTAAACGCAGTAATAGCCCGACTTACCTCAAAGATCTTTTTGACCAGGTCTTTACGTACTTTAACGACTTGCCACCTGAGAAACTGCACGATGCCGACTGGTTGAAAGAAAATATGCCCTATACCGGTGAAGTACTCCTGGGCCACCTTCGCTACGGCACCCATGGCAGCAATACCATCGAGACCGTCCATCCCTTCCTGCGGCTCAACAACTGGATAAGCCGTAACCTGGTACTGGCCGGTAACTTTAATATGACCAACGTCGATGAGCTCTTCGATGAACTGGTTGAGCTGGGACAGTATCCGAAAGAAAAGTCCGACACCGTCACCGTTATGGAGAAGATCGGCCACTTTCTGGATGATGAAGTACAGCGGTTGTTCGACTGGTACAAACCGGACGGGTATTCCAATGACGAGATCAATCAGCTGATCTTTGAAAATCTGGATATCCAGCGGCTGATGCGAAGAGCCTGTAAGAAATTTGACGGTGGTTATGTGATGGCCGGTATGATCGGTTATGGGGATGCCTTTGTCATCAGAGATCCCAATGGCATCCGTCCTGCTTTTTATTACCACGACGATGAGATCGTCATCATGGCTTCCGAGCGGCCAGCCATCCAGACCGTAGCCAATGTCAGCTATCAGTCTATCCGGGAAGTCAAGCCGGGACACGTACTGATCATTAAAAAGAATGGCAAAGTCATGGAACAACCCTTCACAGAAGAACGTGAGGTAACTCCCTGTTCTTTTGAGCGGATCTATTTTTCGCGTGGAACAGACCGCGATATATACCTCGAACGCAAGCGTTTGGGACAACTCCTCACCGACCGTATCCTGGAGGCCATCGACTACGACCTGGAGAATACCATCTTTTCATTCGTTCCGAACACGGCGGAAGTGGCTTTCAATGGATTGGTAGAAGGACTGCAGCAACGGATGTGTGAGATCAAGAAACAACGCATCAAGCGACTGCAGGAGCAGGGGGAGCTGACCGATGAAGCGCTGGATCAAATCCTGAAAGTTTTACCCAGGACCGAAAAAATAGCCGTTAAGGACGATAAGATGCGCACCTTCATTGCCGATGAGGTCATCCGTGGCGGAATGGTGTCGCACGTCTACGATGTCACCTATGGTATTGTCAAGAACCATGTGGATACCATAGTCCTCGTCGACGACTCCATCGTCCGTGGTACCACCCTTCGGGATAGTATCATCAACATCGTCAGCCGGCTGAAGCCCAAACGCATCATCATTGTATCCTCGGCTCCGCAAATACGCTATCCGGATTGTTACGGCATCGATATGTCCAAAATGAATGGATTTGTCGCCTTCCAGGCCCTGGTCAAATTGCTCGAGGAAAAAGGGCAGTCCCATTTACTGGACGAGACCTATTACCGCTGTAAAGCACAGGAAGACCTGCCAAAAGAAGAGGTCACCAATGAAGTCATCGAGCTTTACAACACCTTCACCGATGAAGAGATCTCCCAAAAGATCGCCGAGATCGTCACACCCAAAGGTCTGGAGATCCCGGTTGATGTAATCTTCCAGACCATCGATGGTTTGCATGTGGCCTGCCCGAATCACAAAGGCGACTGGTATTTCTCCGGACGATACCCGACACCGGGAGGAAATAAAGTGGTGAACAAGGCCTTCATCAACTATATGGAGAAGAAAGAAGTCAGGGCGTACTAA
- a CDS encoding cysteine--tRNA ligase: protein MNTKLVVYNSWSGEKEVFTPIHEGRVGMYVCGPTVYSDVHLGNCRTFVSFDIIFRYLKYLGYQVRYVRNITDVGHLEGDADTDAEDKISKKARLEHVEPMEVVQRYSNGFHEMMHIFNTLPPSIEPRATGHIIEQIEMVQAILDNGYGYIKNGSVYFDVQKFINEKDLYGKLSGRVVEDLLSLTRDNLKNQDEKEHPSDFAIWIKADPRHLMRWNSPWSVGFPGWHLECSAMSTKYLGKQFDIHGGGTDLKFPHHENEIAQNVGACGTPPAKYWLHSNMLLMNGRKMSKSEGNTITPFQLFTGDSPLISKGYSPMVVRFFMLQSHYRSTLDLTDGALQAAEKGFLRLMEATHTVKEIAGAVGKSESTLDQELNALMDGIFEDMNDDFNTPKAMARVFDLVTRINGLKAGHLAIAEVTPETLDRLQKILPDVVFEIFGLKEETGSDDSALDGVMQLVIDIRRQARTKKDWATADQIRDQLNDLHIQLKDGPEGTTWSKS, encoded by the coding sequence ATGAACACCAAGTTAGTGGTCTACAACAGCTGGTCTGGGGAGAAGGAAGTATTTACCCCAATTCATGAAGGCCGGGTTGGAATGTATGTTTGCGGACCGACCGTTTACAGTGATGTCCATCTCGGAAACTGCCGCACTTTTGTCAGCTTTGATATCATCTTTCGCTATCTGAAATACCTCGGTTACCAGGTCCGGTATGTTCGCAATATTACTGATGTCGGGCACCTGGAAGGCGATGCAGACACCGATGCCGAAGATAAAATTTCTAAAAAAGCTCGCCTCGAACATGTTGAGCCGATGGAAGTGGTCCAGCGCTACTCCAATGGCTTTCATGAGATGATGCACATCTTCAATACCCTGCCACCAAGCATCGAGCCCAGAGCCACCGGCCACATCATCGAGCAGATCGAAATGGTTCAGGCCATACTGGACAATGGCTATGGCTACATCAAGAATGGATCGGTGTACTTTGACGTACAGAAATTCATCAATGAAAAAGACCTGTACGGCAAACTCTCCGGCCGGGTCGTCGAAGATCTCTTGTCACTGACCCGTGATAATCTGAAAAACCAGGACGAAAAAGAACATCCCTCGGATTTCGCCATCTGGATCAAAGCAGATCCACGCCACCTGATGCGCTGGAATTCTCCCTGGTCGGTCGGTTTCCCCGGCTGGCATCTGGAATGTTCTGCGATGAGCACCAAATACCTGGGCAAACAGTTTGATATCCACGGTGGTGGTACCGACCTGAAATTTCCCCATCACGAAAATGAAATAGCACAGAATGTAGGCGCTTGTGGCACTCCACCGGCAAAATACTGGCTTCATAGTAATATGCTCCTCATGAATGGACGGAAGATGTCCAAGAGCGAGGGTAATACCATCACGCCCTTCCAATTGTTTACCGGCGACAGTCCGCTGATTTCCAAAGGATACAGCCCGATGGTGGTGCGCTTCTTTATGCTGCAATCCCATTACCGCAGCACCCTGGATCTGACGGACGGCGCCCTGCAGGCAGCCGAGAAAGGTTTCCTCCGTCTTATGGAAGCGACTCATACCGTGAAAGAAATTGCAGGAGCGGTCGGTAAAAGTGAAAGCACCCTGGATCAGGAGCTGAACGCCCTGATGGACGGGATCTTCGAAGACATGAATGACGATTTCAACACACCCAAAGCTATGGCACGGGTATTTGATCTGGTCACCCGTATCAATGGTTTGAAAGCGGGTCATTTAGCCATCGCGGAGGTAACCCCGGAAACCCTTGACCGATTGCAAAAAATCCTTCCGGACGTCGTCTTTGAAATATTTGGATTAAAAGAAGAAACCGGATCGGATGACAGCGCCCTGGATGGGGTGATGCAACTGGTCATTGACATACGCCGGCAGGCACGAACAAAAAAAGACTGGGCGACCGCCGATCAAATACGGGATCAGCTCAATGATTTGCACATTCAACTCAAAGATGGTCCGGAAGGCACCACCTGGTCCAAATCTTAA
- the mutL gene encoding DNA mismatch repair endonuclease MutL: protein MMDIIQLLPDAIANQIAAGEVIQRPASVVKELMENAVDAGASWIQVLVRQAGKQLIQVVDNGSGMSETDARLCFERHATSKIRQADDLFHIRTKGFRGEALASIASVAQVEMKTRVTGEDLATLIAIAGSQVDKQEYTQAPEGTSFAVKNLFYNVPARRNFLKSDPVEMRHIIEEFHRVAIAHPQIGMDLYHQEEAIYRLPAQNLRQRLVAIFGKAINEKLVPVEEETNIVRMHGFIAKPDYAKKSRGEQYFFVNQRYIKSPYLNHAVKSAYEQLLPEDHHPFYALFLEIDPERIDVNVHPTKTEIKFQEERLIYNLLKASVKHALGQFQIVPTLDFEAEGLQHQHQTGRSSSYMPAKETVATDQNWRKLYEGLQDPLPKNMTDPVPIIRPSQANHPDPSVDTTHWGWEAKEPVQILLSYILVPIKSGMMLIDQQAAHERILYEQYLEQLSTAEVPSQRALFPATVELNGGDALLLREYLAKINQLGFEVEEFGGNTFIIHGLPAQLHFGDEPSHLVEQLLEELKQNRDLKVDVNEKVARSLAVSAACKRGTRLSAVEMQEIIDQLFACELPFKSPAGRNCFITLEKNKLERLFLS from the coding sequence ATTATGGATATAATCCAGCTTCTACCGGATGCAATAGCAAATCAGATTGCGGCTGGTGAAGTTATACAGCGACCTGCTTCCGTCGTGAAAGAGCTGATGGAAAATGCTGTTGATGCCGGTGCATCCTGGATTCAGGTATTGGTGCGCCAGGCTGGCAAGCAGCTCATCCAGGTGGTGGATAATGGCAGCGGTATGTCGGAAACCGATGCCCGGCTTTGTTTCGAACGCCATGCAACCTCCAAGATCCGGCAGGCTGATGATCTCTTTCACATCCGCACCAAGGGATTTCGCGGAGAAGCCCTGGCATCCATCGCCTCGGTAGCCCAGGTGGAAATGAAGACGCGGGTCACCGGCGAAGACCTGGCTACGCTGATCGCCATCGCGGGCAGTCAGGTAGACAAGCAGGAATACACCCAGGCTCCGGAAGGCACGTCGTTTGCCGTCAAAAATTTATTTTACAATGTCCCCGCCCGTCGCAACTTTCTGAAGTCCGACCCGGTAGAAATGCGGCATATCATCGAAGAATTTCACCGGGTAGCCATAGCCCATCCTCAGATCGGGATGGATCTCTATCACCAGGAAGAAGCCATCTACCGCCTGCCTGCCCAGAACCTGCGTCAGCGTCTGGTTGCTATCTTCGGTAAGGCCATCAATGAAAAACTGGTCCCGGTGGAAGAAGAGACCAACATCGTGCGGATGCATGGTTTCATCGCCAAACCGGACTATGCCAAGAAAAGCAGGGGTGAACAATATTTCTTTGTCAATCAGCGGTACATTAAAAGCCCCTACCTGAATCATGCCGTGAAATCTGCCTACGAGCAACTATTACCGGAAGATCACCATCCCTTTTACGCCTTGTTCCTGGAGATCGACCCGGAGCGCATCGATGTCAACGTCCATCCCACCAAGACGGAAATCAAATTTCAGGAAGAACGCCTGATCTATAATTTATTAAAAGCCAGTGTCAAACATGCGCTGGGCCAATTTCAGATCGTACCCACCCTGGACTTTGAGGCAGAGGGTCTGCAACATCAGCACCAGACTGGGCGTAGTAGCTCATACATGCCTGCCAAAGAAACGGTCGCCACAGATCAGAACTGGCGGAAATTATACGAAGGACTCCAGGATCCATTGCCTAAAAACATGACCGACCCGGTCCCGATCATTCGTCCCTCCCAGGCAAATCATCCGGATCCTTCAGTGGATACCACTCACTGGGGTTGGGAGGCCAAAGAACCGGTTCAGATCCTGCTATCCTACATCCTGGTTCCCATCAAGTCCGGGATGATGCTGATCGACCAGCAAGCAGCCCACGAGCGCATCCTGTACGAACAATACCTCGAACAATTATCAACAGCTGAAGTGCCTTCCCAGCGGGCGTTATTTCCAGCCACGGTGGAACTGAACGGTGGCGACGCCCTTCTGCTCAGGGAATACCTGGCCAAGATCAACCAGCTGGGATTTGAAGTGGAGGAGTTTGGTGGCAACACCTTCATCATCCATGGCTTGCCGGCACAACTGCATTTCGGCGATGAACCCTCCCACCTCGTCGAACAGTTATTGGAAGAGTTGAAACAAAACCGTGATCTTAAGGTCGATGTGAATGAAAAGGTAGCCCGGTCACTGGCCGTGAGTGCCGCATGTAAACGCGGAACCCGGCTCAGCGCAGTGGAAATGCAGGAGATCATCGATCAATTGTTTGCCTGCGAACTTCCATTCAAGAGTCCTGCTGGTCGAAATTGCTTCATAACCCTGGAGAAAAATAAACTGGAGCGACTCTTTTTAAGTTGA